Proteins from a single region of Anaerotignum faecicola:
- a CDS encoding cob(I)yrinic acid a,c-diamide adenosyltransferase, translated as MHNGNIYMYYGEGKGKTTLAIGQGVRAIGEGLSVVMVQFLDYNHNKEYIPLKKLEPDFRAFRFEKNRESLDHADGNELKNEVKLALNFSRKIIETGESDMLILDGVTDAVKSGLIDEDELVEMLKSNAYMQIIITGNAGSQKLADCCDYVYSINIDKKPEE; from the coding sequence ATGCATAACGGAAATATTTACATGTATTACGGCGAGGGCAAAGGCAAAACTACGCTTGCCATAGGTCAGGGAGTCCGGGCGATTGGCGAAGGACTGAGCGTTGTTATGGTACAGTTTCTCGATTATAACCATAACAAAGAATATATACCGCTTAAAAAGCTGGAACCCGATTTCAGGGCGTTCAGGTTTGAAAAAAACAGGGAGAGCCTTGACCATGCCGACGGCAACGAGCTTAAAAACGAAGTTAAGCTTGCCTTAAACTTCAGCAGGAAGATAATTGAAACAGGCGAAAGCGATATGCTTATACTTGACGGCGTGACAGACGCCGTTAAAAGCGGGCTTATTGACGAAGACGAGCTTGTTGAAATGCTTAAAAGCAACGCGTATATGCAGATTATAATCACAGGCAATGCAGGCAGTCAAAAGCTTGCGGACTGCTGCGATTATGTATACAGCATAAATATTGATAAAAAGCCGGAGGAATGA
- a CDS encoding single-stranded DNA-binding protein, producing the protein MPKSTMAENNSLLITGEIVSDTSFSHEVYGEGFYTFALASKRLSGSEDILPVTVSERLIPAGGFPTGTKVRVKGQIRSYNSYENKRSRLILTVFAKEIEAGEFNDENEIFLNGYICKKPVYRTTPFGREITDVLLAVNRAYNKSDYIPCIFWGRNAKYTGGIEIGENMRIWGRIQSRVYNKKIDDGFEERTAYEVSVSRIDKAVEKDGHEYEY; encoded by the coding sequence ATGCCTAAAAGTACAATGGCCGAAAACAACAGCCTTTTAATTACGGGGGAAATAGTTTCCGATACATCGTTTAGCCACGAGGTTTACGGCGAGGGGTTTTACACGTTTGCTTTAGCTTCAAAAAGGCTCAGCGGCAGCGAAGACATACTGCCCGTTACCGTTTCAGAAAGGCTTATACCGGCAGGAGGTTTCCCGACGGGAACAAAGGTCCGCGTCAAAGGGCAGATAAGAAGCTATAACAGCTACGAAAACAAACGCAGCAGGCTGATATTAACTGTGTTTGCCAAAGAAATAGAAGCCGGGGAATTTAATGATGAAAACGAAATATTCTTAAACGGATATATATGCAAAAAACCCGTTTACAGGACAACGCCGTTTGGGCGCGAGATTACGGACGTGCTTCTTGCCGTTAACAGGGCTTATAATAAATCGGATTATATACCGTGTATATTTTGGGGCCGCAACGCCAAATATACTGGAGGTATTGAAATAGGAGAAAATATGAGAATTTGGGGCCGTATCCAAAGCCGTGTATACAATAAAAAGATTGACGACGGCTTTGAAGAAAGGACGGCGTATGAAGTTTCCGTCAGCAGAATTGACAAAGCTGTTGAAAAAGACGGGCATGAATACGAGTATTGA
- a CDS encoding DUF6465 family protein: MAVNFYVEFRGAKADEKTVVDKVKALWKETGGKVKDIKKIDIYFNGDEGMFYYVINSVEKGSFHIDCL, from the coding sequence ATGGCTGTAAATTTTTATGTTGAATTCAGGGGCGCAAAAGCCGATGAAAAAACAGTTGTTGACAAAGTAAAAGCCCTTTGGAAAGAAACGGGCGGCAAAGTGAAGGACATCAAGAAAATTGACATATATTTTAACGGCGATGAAGGTATGTTTTATTACGTTATAAACAGCGTTGAAAAGGGGTCTTTCCATATTGACTGTTTATAA